A stretch of the Vitis riparia cultivar Riparia Gloire de Montpellier isolate 1030 chromosome 13, EGFV_Vit.rip_1.0, whole genome shotgun sequence genome encodes the following:
- the LOC117928700 gene encoding elongator complex protein 1 → MNNLKLYSDLSLNLELRSAEEVVSFSAFDIERNRLFFASSDNFIYTTQLPSSQNERVWGKTSSYSKVEPIDLEPGDFITAFDYLMEKEALIVGTSSGLLLLHNVDDNVIEVVGRVEGGVKCLSPSPDGDLLGIITGFGQIVVMTHDWDVLYENTLDDLPEDVDLSEPTFSSCYISWRGDGKYFVTLGELHTSSSHKKLKVWERDTGTLHAASESKAFMGTVLDWMPSGAKIASVYDKKVENKCPLIVFFERNGLERSSFSINELTDAKVEILKWNCSSDLLAAVVRSETFDSVKIWFFSNNHWYLKQEIRYSREDGVKFMWHPTKPLQLICWTLGGEVTVNSFVWVTAVMENSTALVIDESKILATPLSLSLMPPPMYLFNLKFSSTIRDIAFYTKNSKNLLAAFLSDGCLCVAELPPLDTWEELEGKELSVDASSSETIFGSFVHLIWLDAHILLGVSHFGFSHSNYFSQTPSSKDMLHGYYLQEIELLCSEDHVPGLGTCSGWHAKITNQIPLDGLVIGLAPNPTKKCSAFVQFDGGKVFEYIPNLGIMGGAPKTEDMSLSSSCPWMSVVPVGDSGSSRPLLFGLDDNGRLHVGGKIICNNCRSFSFYSNSADLAITHLILATKQDLLFVIDIDDILDGKLEVKYENFIHAGNKRREEDNRNFITIWERGAKVIGVLHGDEAAVILQTARGNLECIYPRKLVLASIINALVQSRFRDGLLMVRRHRIDFNVIVDHCGWQAFLQSAAEFVRQVNNLSYITEFVCSIKNETITETLYKNYISLLCPREAKDVQAGDFKGSNNNNKVSSVLMSIRKALEELVPESPARELCILTTLARSDPPALEEALERIKLIREMELLGSDDPRRKSYPSAEEALKHLLWLSDSEAVYEASLGLYDLHLAAIVALNSQRDPKEFLPFLQELERMPVHLMRYNIDIRLRRYESALKHIASAGDAYYADCLNLMKENPQLFPLGLQLITDPAKKKEVLEAWGDHFSDEKCFEDAATTYLCCSGLEKALKAYRACGNWSGVMTVAGLLKLGKEEIVQLAHELCEELQALGKPGEAAKIALDYCGDVKSAINLLVSARDWEEALRVAFMHRCDDLISEVQNASLECATLLIGEYEEGLEKVGKYLARYLAVRQRRLLLAAKLQSEDRSINDLDDDTASEASSSFSGMSAYTTGTRKGSAASISSSTASKGRGMRRQRNRGKIRAGSPGEEMALVEHLKGMYLTPGAERELKSLLVSLVILGKEEMAKKLQRTGEAFQLSQMAAVKLAEDTMPNDNIDEYAHTLENYIQKLRNEQQSDAFVWRSKVLLSS, encoded by the exons ATGAATAATCTGAAGCTTTATTCAGATCTCTCTCTGAATCTGGAGTTGAGATCAGCCGAAGAAGTTGTCTCTTTCTCTGCGTTCGATATTGAACGCAACCGCTTGTTTTTTGCTTCTTCCGATAATTTCATATACACCACGCAGCTTCCTTCATCACAA AATGAAAGGGTATGGGGCAAAACCTCTTCATATTCTAAGGTTGAGCCTATTGATTTGGAACCTGGGGACTTCATTACTGCCTTTGATTATCTCATGGAGAAAGAAGCACTTATAGTGGGAACTTCTAGTGGGCTTCTTTTGCTGCATAATGTGGATGATAATGTGATAGAAGTTGTTGGTAGGGTGGAGGGTGGTGTCAAGTGCCTTTCGCCAAGCCCAGATGGAGATCTACTTGGTATAATAACTGGTTTTGGGCAGATAGTAGTGATGACTCATGATTGGGATGTGTTGTATGAGAATACGCTTGATGATCTGCCTGAAGATGTTGACTTAA GTGAACCAACCTTTTCTTCCTGTTATATTTCTTGGCGTGGTGATGGGAAATACTTTGTGACTCTGGGGGAATTGCACACTTCTTCCTCACACAAGAAGCTTAAGGTTTGGGAAAGAGATACAGGAACGCTGCATGCTGCTTCAGAATCAAAGGCTTTCATGGGAACAGTTTTGGATTGGATGCCTAGTGGAGCTAAAATTGCTTCTGTTTATGACAAGAAAGTTGAAAATAAGTGTCCCTTAATAGTTTTCTTTGAGAGGAATGGATTGGAAAGAAGCTCTTTTAGCATTAATGAGCTAACTGATGCAAAAGTAGAAATTTTAAAGTGGAATTGCAGTTCAGATCTTCTTGCAGCTGTTGTTAGATCTGAAACATTTGACTCTGTTAAAATATGGTTCTTCAGCAATAATCATTGGTACCTGAAACAAGAAATTAGATACTCGAGGGAGGATGGAGTTAAATTCATGTGGCATCCGACAAAGCCACTGCAGCTGATTTGTTGGACTCTTGGTGGCGAAGTCACAGTCAACAGCTTTGTCTGGGTTACAGCTGTTATGGAGAACTCAACAGCATTAGTAATTGATGAGTCCAAGATACTAGCAACCCCTCTTTCCCTTTCTCTAATGCCACCACCGATGTATTTATTTAACCTAAAGTTTTCAAGTACTATTAGGGACATTGCTTTTTATACCAAGAATTCTAAGAATCTTTTGGCTGCATTTTTGTCAGATGGATGTTTGTGTGTTGCAGAGCTTCCTCCTCTTGATACTTGGGAAGAACTTGAAGGGAAAGAATTAAGTGTTGATGCCTCCTCTTCTGAAACAATATTTGGGTCATTTGTACATCTCATATGGTTGGATGCACATATACTTCTTGGTGTTTCTCATTTTGGGTTCAGTCATAGCAATTACTTTTCACAAACTCCATCTAGCAAGGATATGCTTCATGGGTATTATTTGCAGGAAATTGAGCTTTTGTGTTCTGAGGATCATGTCCCAGGTTTGGGAACCTGCTCAGGTTGGCATGCAAAGATCACCAATCAAATACCTCTAGATGGGCTTGTAATTGGCCTTGCTCCTAATCCCACAAAAAAGTGTTCAGCATTTGTTCAGTTTGATGGTGGCAAAGTCTTTGAATATATACCAAATTTAGGCATCATGGGAGGAGCTCCAAAAACTGAGGATATGAGTTTGTCATCATCTTGCCCTTGGATGAGTGTAGTTCCTGTGGGTGACAGTGGATCATCAAGGCCTTTGCTTTTTGGGCTTGATGACAATGGTAGGCTGCATGTTGGTGGGAAGATAATATGTAACAACTGCAGAAGTTTCTCATTTTACTCAAATTCGGCTGATCTAGCGATAACACATTTGATTCTTGCAACTAAACAGGATTTACTCTTTGTTATTGACATTGACGACATTTTGGATGGAAAATTGGAAGTAAAATATGAAAACTTCATCCATGCTGGTAATAAAAGACGCGAAGAAGataatagaaattttataaCTATATGGGAAAGAGGTGCTAAAGTTATTGGTGTCCTTCATGGAGATGAAGCTGCTGTTATATTACAAACAGCTCGAGGAAACCTAGAATGCATCTATCCAAGAAAATTGGTCCTGGCCTCAATAATTAATGCTTTGGTTCAAAGTCGTTTCAGAGATGGGCTACTCATGGTGAGGCGGCATAGGATAGATTTCAATGTCATTGTCGACCATTGTGGTTGGCAAGCCTTTCTCCAGTCAGCTGCAGAGTTTGTCAGGCAGGTAAATAATCTGAGCTACATCACTGAGTTTGTTTGTTCCATCAAGAATGAGACTATTACAGAGactttatacaaaaattatatatccCTACTGTGCCCGAGGGAGGCTAAAGATGTCCAAGCTGGAGATTTCAAGggttcaaataataataacaaagttTCTTCAGTTCTGATGTCTATAAGGAAGGCTCTTGAGGAACTAGTACCGGAAAGTCCTGCAAGGGAGCTTTGCATTCTGACTACTCTAGCTCGAAGTGATCCCCCAGCTCTTGAAGAAGCATTGGAGAGAATAAAACTTATCCGGGAAATGGAACTATTAGGTTCTGATGATCCACGTAGAAAGTCTTACCCTTCTGCAGAAGAAGCTCTGAAGCATCTTTTGTGGTTGTCTGATTCTGAGGCGGTCTATGAAGCTTCTTTAGGCCTTTATGATTTGCACCTTGCAGCTATTGTGGCATTGAACTCTCAACGGGACCCAAAAGaatttcttccctttcttcAAGAACTGGAACGCATGCCTGTTCACTTGATGCGATATAATATTGACATTAGATTGCGCAGGTATGAGAGTGCTCTCAAACACATCGCTTCTGCAGGGGATGCTTATTATGCAGATTGTTTGAACCTCATGAAGGAAAATCCCCAACTTTTTCCATTGGGACTTCAACTGATCACTGATCCTgccaagaaaaaagaagtgCTTGAGGCCTGGGGAGATCATTTTAGTGATGAAAAATGCTTTGAAGATGCTGCTACTACTTATTTGTGCTGCTCTGGTTTGGAGAAAGCTTTGAAGGCATATCGTGCATGTGGTAATTGGAGTGGTGTAATGACGGTTGCTGGTCTCCTTAAATTGGGAAAAGAAGAGATTGTGCAACTGGCACATGAGCTTTGTGAAGAACTCCAGGCACTTGGTAAACCAGGGGAAGCTGCCAAAATTGCTCTGGATTACTGTGGAGATGTTAAAAGTGCTATCAATTTATTGGTCAGTGCGCGAGATTGGGAGGAGGCACTAAGGGTTGCGTTTATGCACAGGTGTGATGATTTAATCTCAGAAGTGCAGAATGCATCTCTGGAATGTGCCACTCTGCTCATTGGTGAATATGAGGAAGGTCTGGAGAAAGTAGGAAAGTACTTAGCCCGCTACTTAGCTGTTCGGCAGAGAAGATTACTACTTGCAGCAAAGCTTCAATCAGAAGACCGGTCGATAAATGATCTTGATGATGATACTGCTTCAGAAGCTAGCAGTAGTTTCAGTGGAATGAGTGCTTACACCACAGG GACAAGGAAAGGCTCTGCTGCTTCCATTAGTTCAAGTACGGCAAGCAAGGGAAGAGGAATGAGGCGTCAAAGGAATAGAGGAAAAATCCGTGCTGGAAG CCCTGGTGAGGAGATGGCTCTGGTAGAGCATTTGAAGGGCATGTATCTTACCCCTGGAGCAGAGCGTGAACTTAAATCTCTGTTGGTTTCCCTTGTGATACTTGGCAAGGAAGAAATGGCGAAGAAGCTACAACGAACAGGAGAGGCCTTTCAACTGTCTCAAATGGCAGCAGTCAAACTAGCTGAAGATACAATGCCTAATGACAACATAGATGAGTATGCACATACTTTGGAGAACTACATACAGAAATTAAGAAATGAACAGCAGTCAGATGCTTTTGTTTGGCGGTCTAAAGTGCTGCTTTCTTCATAA